From Bacillus basilensis, a single genomic window includes:
- a CDS encoding DUF2087 domain-containing protein has product MSDISEKFWDASVEELKKGYVFDEETEEYICLACGETFIKGVIYQDNQVLYEAEKFVQVHVQNEHTSMFDYLINLDKKYTGLTDLQKKMVQFFHMGLNDKEIVKEMDGGSTSTIRNHRFTLREKMKQAKVFLALMELSEEKSKVQTKFVPIHRTATMVDDRYNITEEENDEVLKAHFTEGLDGPLSKFPKKQKRKLIILRHLVTKFDSNKKYTEKEVNTVIESVYPDFVTLRRYLIEYGFLDRTADGSQYWVKL; this is encoded by the coding sequence TTGATGAGGAAACAGAGGAGTATATTTGTTTAGCTTGTGGAGAAACGTTTATTAAGGGAGTTATTTATCAAGATAATCAAGTTTTGTATGAAGCAGAGAAGTTTGTACAAGTGCATGTGCAAAATGAACATACGTCTATGTTTGATTATTTAATAAATCTTGATAAGAAGTATACTGGTTTAACTGATTTGCAAAAGAAGATGGTTCAGTTTTTCCATATGGGGCTGAATGATAAAGAGATTGTAAAAGAGATGGATGGCGGAAGTACATCAACCATTCGCAATCATCGATTTACACTTCGAGAGAAAATGAAACAAGCGAAAGTGTTTTTAGCGTTAATGGAACTGTCAGAAGAAAAATCAAAAGTACAAACGAAATTTGTACCTATTCATAGAACAGCAACGATGGTAGATGATCGTTACAATATTACAGAAGAAGAAAATGATGAAGTATTAAAAGCTCATTTTACAGAAGGATTAGATGGACCGCTTTCTAAATTCCCGAAAAAGCAAAAGCGTAAATTAATTATATTACGCCATTTAGTGACGAAGTTTGATAGTAATAAAAAGTACACTGAAAAAGAAGTAAATACTGTCATAGAAAGCGTATACCCGGATTTCGTAACTTTAAGAAGATATTTAATTGAATATGGATTTTTAGATAGAACAGCTGATGGAAGCCAATATTGGGTGAAGTTATAA
- a CDS encoding MATE family efflux transporter, which yields MKPPTDNNKEGAESHKLESESKPIWKSMSMFLVPLLLSNVLQSIGQLFGMVVVGRWLGVNDLAAISAFFPLFFLLVSFVIGIGSGSSILIGQAFGAKNEDRLKAIVGTTLTFTFIIGVVLAIVGSIFAMDIMRLMGTPENIIEISVHYARILFISMPVLFLYFAYTTFMRGTGDSKTPFYFLIVSTALNMILLPILIFGWLGAPKLDVYGAAYASVISTVITFIVMLVYLKKKNHPLQLDGTVRKYLRMDGELLKLLLRLGIPASINMILVSLSEIAVIAFVNRYGSDATAAYGVVNQVASYVQMPAVSLGITVSIFAAQSIGANQFDRLQKVVKAGIIMNYVIGGVLISLIYLFSRDILSLFLTSQTTIEIAHSLVMITLWSYLIFGHAQIISATMRASGTVLWPTVIGVVSIWLVEVPVAYYLSYHTSLGIEGIWIGYPAAFIVSLILQYAYYKLSWQKKRITRLVS from the coding sequence TTGAAACCACCTACAGATAACAATAAAGAAGGTGCGGAGTCACATAAGTTAGAAAGTGAGAGTAAACCGATATGGAAATCGATGTCCATGTTTTTGGTACCGTTACTATTAAGTAATGTATTACAATCGATTGGACAATTATTCGGTATGGTAGTAGTAGGAAGATGGCTTGGAGTTAATGATTTAGCGGCTATATCAGCATTCTTTCCGCTATTTTTCTTACTCGTTTCATTTGTAATTGGTATTGGTTCAGGTAGTTCTATTTTAATTGGTCAGGCGTTTGGTGCTAAAAACGAAGATCGTTTAAAAGCTATCGTTGGTACGACGCTGACATTTACTTTTATTATTGGGGTTGTGTTGGCGATAGTAGGTAGTATTTTTGCGATGGATATTATGCGCCTTATGGGAACGCCAGAAAATATTATTGAGATAAGTGTACATTATGCACGTATATTATTTATATCGATGCCAGTATTATTTTTATATTTCGCATACACAACATTTATGAGAGGTACAGGAGATTCTAAAACGCCATTTTACTTTTTAATTGTAAGTACAGCGCTAAATATGATTTTATTACCAATTCTTATTTTTGGATGGTTAGGAGCTCCGAAATTAGATGTGTATGGGGCAGCCTATGCTTCTGTTATATCTACAGTTATTACGTTTATTGTTATGCTGGTGTATTTAAAGAAGAAAAATCACCCATTACAACTAGATGGCACGGTTAGAAAATACCTTCGAATGGATGGGGAGTTATTAAAGTTATTGCTACGACTTGGTATTCCAGCAAGTATTAATATGATATTAGTTTCATTATCTGAAATTGCGGTAATCGCGTTTGTAAATCGTTACGGTTCGGATGCAACAGCGGCATATGGCGTTGTAAACCAAGTTGCAAGTTATGTACAAATGCCAGCAGTTAGCCTAGGTATTACAGTTTCCATTTTTGCGGCACAATCAATTGGGGCGAATCAATTTGATCGATTGCAGAAAGTTGTGAAGGCCGGAATTATTATGAACTACGTCATCGGTGGTGTGCTAATATCTCTTATTTACTTGTTCTCAAGAGACATTCTATCACTATTTTTAACAAGTCAAACTACAATTGAAATTGCTCATAGCCTAGTTATGATTACATTATGGAGTTATTTAATTTTCGGGCATGCGCAAATTATTAGTGCGACAATGCGAGCAAGTGGTACAGTATTATGGCCAACTGTTATCGGCGTTGTATCAATATGGCTTGTTGAAGTACCTGTAGCGTATTACCTTTCTTACCATACAAGTCTTGGCATAGAAGGAATATGGATTGGGTACCCAGCAGCGTTTATTGTCAGCTTAATACTACAATATGCATATTATAAGCTTTCATGGCAGAAGAAACGAATTACACGATTAGTGAGTTAA
- a CDS encoding peptidase E — translation MKLAVIGGGDLQDSNHLPINERLIELTNKQYPKVLFIPTASHDDESYITLFLDTFEKQLHCEVQILRIIADTPPKYELDEMIQSADLIYLGGGNYIQMITEWKEHKLDEKLLLALQQGTLIAGYSAGAMCWFTSSIRSDYEGSGYIESNGWGIVNKRFCPHYNQLNRMNAFHSFLQNHQGNIEGIALEDNCALYITEESFEIIGEPEKAWEFYMSDNTLIRQHFDITLKSYL, via the coding sequence ATGAAATTAGCTGTCATTGGTGGCGGTGATTTACAAGATTCAAATCACTTGCCTATTAATGAGCGACTTATAGAATTAACAAATAAACAGTATCCAAAAGTATTATTCATTCCAACAGCTAGTCATGATGATGAAAGTTATATAACATTATTTTTAGACACGTTCGAAAAACAATTACACTGTGAAGTACAAATTTTACGTATTATAGCCGATACACCTCCTAAATATGAACTAGACGAAATGATTCAATCAGCCGATTTAATTTATCTTGGCGGCGGGAACTATATTCAAATGATTACAGAATGGAAAGAACATAAACTCGATGAAAAATTACTATTGGCTCTGCAGCAAGGAACTCTCATTGCCGGGTACAGCGCTGGTGCTATGTGTTGGTTCACCTCTAGCATCCGATCAGATTATGAAGGTTCTGGTTATATAGAGAGCAACGGTTGGGGGATTGTGAACAAAAGGTTTTGTCCACATTATAATCAATTAAATAGAATGAACGCCTTCCATTCCTTTTTACAAAATCATCAAGGTAATATAGAAGGAATTGCACTGGAGGATAATTGCGCTTTATATATTACAGAAGAATCTTTTGAAATTATAGGTGAACCAGAAAAAGCGTGGGAGTTTTATATGAGTGATAACACACTCATTAGACAACATTTTGATATTACTTTAAAAAGCTATTTATAA